CCTCACAGTTCTGACCCTTTCCCCCTCACGTTTCCCGCCCTTTTTGGCCTCACGCTTCCAGCCCTTCTTCCCTCACATTTCTCAccctttccccctcacatttccaTCTCTTTTTCCTCTCACCTTTTCCCACTCTTTTCCCTTCACCTTTCCCCCTCATTCCCTCCCAGGCTCTCCTGTGTGGAGGCAGCACAGGCGGCTCCTCGCTCCAGCACCACCATGGACTGGTTCCACTGCTGTCGCTGCTTCCGCCAGGATGGTGCCCACTTCGCCATCACCAACTGCGGCCACATCCTGTGCGAGGGCTGTGGGGGCTCAGGTAAAATTGAGGGAAACCCCCAGTTTAAGCCCTTTAAATGCTGAGAAAGGGGGAGTTTCCTTCAATTTAGCCCCTTAAAATGAGAGGGAAAGGAAGGGTCACCTCAACTCAAGGAAATAAATGAGGGCTCTGCCCTCAATTTAAACTCCTAAAATATCGGGGAAAGAGGGTTTTCCCTCAATTTCTGtcttttaaattatgggaaaaggAGAATTTCCCCTCAATTTACACCCTTAGCATGGTGGAAATGGAGGATCCTGCCTCAATTTAAAACCCTAAAATGAAGGGAAATGGTCCATTTCCCTCAAGGAACACAATTTTTGGGACTTTTGGACATATTTTTCTCTCACTTTTCTCacttttttctccccttctcaCAGGTCCCTGCCCAGTCTGTGGCACCGCCTGCCGCTACCTGCCCATTTCTGATCAGGCCAGTGTCCTCCATGTTgttccccacatccccttcctacccttttcccttcccgtTCCCAACCTTCTTCCCATCcttttgacacccccatgcccAACAGATGCGCCCAGAGGAGAAGGTTTTCTTCAAGAACCCAGTGGCCCTCACCCTCAAGCACCTTGCCCACATCACGCAGGTAAGGAGGACAGGGGTGACGGAGGATGAAGTTCCACCACTGTCCCCACCCCACACACTGGGGGGTACAAGGGAGTGACCCACATCCCCCAGGTGTGGCAGTTCCAGACGGCACAGGCACAACTTCTGGTGGACTTGCACCGGGACAGAACTCGGcgggtgcaggcagagctggacaaggccagagaggagctggggaagaggaggaggtgaggggGACGTTATGGAAGGGGGTTCACACCTCCATCTTGGGCTCCTCTGGGCATGTGGGTGAGGCAGCACTCCTTGGTCAACACCTTAATGACAGTCCTCAGCCTTCTGGCCCCTTTTTTGGGAGGATCTTATCCCCCCTTGGCTGCCACATTGGTGACAGCATGTTCTGCCATTCACTGCCATCTTGGTGAGTTCCCACCCCCTTGCTCTGCCCCCCTCAGCTGCACTATGGAGGGACCCCCACCCCAAATGTGGGGGAAAACCCACCCTCCATTAAATCCTCCCCCTTCCCAGGGAGCTGGAGTCACTTCGCCGGGAGAATGAGGAGCTGCGCCGCATGCAGGTGGCCCCTAAAGCCCCCCTTCCCCTTCTCtggcccccaaactcccccccccaaatccctcctgccCCTTACCTCACTCCCAAAACTGtcccccccaaatctccccacacagctctccccaggctggcactggagcagccacagcagcactccCCATCCCTCCCCCACACATTCAGGTAAGTGCCCCCCAAATTTGTAGGGGAGTCTTTCACGCCGTAAAACAGCTCCTCATCCCCTCCTTGCCCATAGGGATTCTCCCAAATTTTCTGTCTCCTTTCCAGTCACCCCCCAGCCCCGCCGGCAGCTCAGCAGTCAAGTGGTCAGGTAAGGGGTGTGGGGCATCCTAACTTGGGATGGGGTTCCCTCAATTTCACAAGGGGGGGGTCCCCCAAACTTCCCTCCTCTCTTTTGCAGCCGCTTGGCCCCACTGGAGCCCCCCCAGTCCCACAGCACCCCAGGATGGCAGGTGAGACCTCACCCCAAATGGGGGCCACCCCAAATTAGGGGGGTTCCCATAATGGTTTGCTCTCCCACCACAGGCTGGCGTAGCCTACAGAAATTCAGGGACCTCCAGCGTAGGTGAGTGACCCCAAATGCTACAGGATTTACCCCAAGGTAATGTCCCAAGCCCTGCCCTTCAGCTCCAAGCACCatcccctttcccccctttttaggAGGGACCCTAAAAGCTCATATAGGGCCTCATACCCCCATGGTGTTACCCCAAACCCCTGATCTCtccccacagggaccccaaagCCCCACggaaggagcccagagctccccaaacCCCCTGCAGGACCCCAAGCCCTCCCAGAGAAACCCCTGACCCTGATCTGTGGGGTGaccttaaaaaaacccctaatGCCCCTTTCCTCCCTCAGCGCCCCCCTTGGCTGGGACAAGCGAGGTACAGGTACTGGGGGCActaggaggaactgggaggggattgggggccTTGGAATAAACCGGGAGATGTGGAGAGGCGAATCTGtggggactgggataaactgggagggactgggaggggatgtAGGAAGCcccaggagggacctgggggctctgggaggggAGATTGCTTACTGGGAGAGAATTTGGAttcctgggagcactgggagggggtgTTTGGGTTACTGGTAGGGGGGCTTGgtgatactgggagcactgggaggaccCCAGCTCCACCCCCTCCTCCTTGACCCTCCCTTATCCCACCGCTTTTCCTCCGAAATCAAGATAAAACCTCCAAATGCAGTAGCTATTCCCCAAATTCAGAGGCCACCCCCCCCCAAATTCTGTAACCAAGCCCGCCCAGAATTCAGTAGCCACCCCCCAAATTGCGATAGCCACCCCGATATTCGGTAGCCAGGAATTTAATCTTCTTTATTTAGAGCTCTGCTCTGCGGCTGGCGAGGGGCGGGCGCTCCCAGTGGGATCTCAACCCACGGCCATAAAGGACAAACAGAGATCTCTGACGGGATCCGAGGCTCCTGAACAGGAGCTCCGGGGCTTCCCTGGATGTTATACCTGGAAATAACTGGGGGCAGAAGTtgttaaaaaggaattaaaaaaaaattccaattttggtGCCGTTTTGGGTCCGTTTGTGGGGCCGGGCTAGGGGGGCGTGGCCTCTCTACggcgaggccccgccccccgggcGCATCGAGGTTGTGTTGCTGCGTTCCTTTTGGTTGGTAGCTCGGTGTGGGCGTGGCCTAAGGGGAAAGCGGGATATGGAggcaaattgggaaaaaatggggaaaattgggggaaaattaagGGGGTTACGAGGAGGGGGTCTATGGAGGAGGGGGAGGGCCTTCGTGATCATAGGAAAGCGCGGATTGGTGAAAATCCGATGGAAGGCGTGGCTTAAGAGCGATCGGTGCTGGGGATTGGAGGACAGCATGCAGGGGGCGGGACCAGCTCGGGAGCCGGAGCCGGATTTGTGGCGAGGCGGTCGGGCGGGGCACTTGGTGTGACGTCACTTCTGGTTAGCGGTATTTCCGCGTCAAGCTTGGCCAGCCGCCGCTGGTGGTCCGGGAGCGGCTCGGGACCCCGGAACCGCCCCGCGACCGCTCCGGGGCCACTCCGCATTCCTCCGGAGCAGCCGCCGCTCCACCTCCGGACTCTCctgcggctcggcccggcccgggccgCTCCCTCCCCGCCCCGGGTCCGgcgcggggctcggcggggccggcCGGGGATGCCGCGGCGCGGCCCGCGCCATGTGGTACATCATGCAGAGCATTCAGAGCAAGTACTCGCTGTCCGAGCGCCTTATCCGCACCATCGCCGCCATCCGCTCCTTCCCTCGGGACAACGTGGAGGATCTCATCGGCCGGGTGAGGCCCCGTGGCCGGGACATCCCAGCCCTTCCGCGGTCGGGCCGGCCTGCTTGAGTCCCGCCCGGACTCCGGGTGCCTCTGACGGGCAGTGCCGAGCAGTCGCCGGCTGTCCCGCTCCCTGCGGAGCTTCCGTGGGGATCCCCTGGAGGGATTTTCCCGGGAGGGTAAGATCAGGGCATCTCCGGTTGGTTTAGAGACTCCAGGCTTTTCCTTCCACCCTCCGAACCCCCGGGGCTGGCGGTGTGTCTGGGGGTCTCCGGGCACCGTTTGGTGACAGTGAATTAGTGAAACACAAGCGGGAGCTGGAATTAAGACCGGAAGTGTTTTGCGAACAAACCCCCGGGATTTCTCCTAATTATGCCTTTCTTGAAGGGATGGGAAGGGCAGGGAAAGGATGGGTTTTGCTGACCCCGAGGCGGTTCCTACAAACCCTCGGGGTTTGTGTGAATTAACCGTTTCTGaag
The sequence above is a segment of the Melospiza melodia melodia isolate bMelMel2 chromosome 31, bMelMel2.pri, whole genome shotgun sequence genome. Coding sequences within it:
- the RNF212B gene encoding RING finger protein 212B isoform X2 is translated as MDWFHCCRCFRQDGAHFAITNCGHILCEGCGGSGPCPVCGTACRYLPISDQMRPEEKVFFKNPVALTLKHLAHITQVWQFQTAQAQLLVDLHRDRTRRVQAELDKAREELGKRRRELESLRRENEELRRMQLSPGWHWSSHSSTPHPSPTHSVTPQPRRQLSSQVVSRLAPLEPPQSHSTPGWQAGVAYRNSGTSSVAPPLAGTSESSALRLARGGRSQWDLNPRP
- the RNF212B gene encoding RING finger protein 212B isoform X1; the encoded protein is MDWFHCCRCFRQDGAHFAITNCGHILCEGCGGSGPCPVCGTACRYLPISDQMRPEEKVFFKNPVALTLKHLAHITQVWQFQTAQAQLLVDLHRDRTRRVQAELDKAREELGKRRRELESLRRENEELRRMQLSPGWHWSSHSSTPHPSPTHSVTPQPRRQLSSQVVSRLAPLEPPQSHSTPGWQAGVAYRNSGTSSVAPPLAGTSEVQSSALRLARGGRSQWDLNPRP